The Rhodanobacter sp. LX-99 genomic interval TCCGACCACGCGCTGCGCGTCCTGCTGCTTGGGGCCGGCGAGCTGGGCAAGGAGGTGGCGATCGAACTGCAGCGCTACGCCGTGGAAGTGATCGCGGTGGATCGCTATGCGAATGCGCCGGCCATGCAGGTTGCCCATCGCAGCCACGTCGTCGACATGCTCGACGGCAAGGCGCTGCGCGCGGTGATCGAACTGGAAAAACCCGACCTGGTGGTGCCGGAGATCGAGGCGATCCACACGCCGACCCTGATCGAGCTGGAGAAGGAAGGGCAGCGGGTGATCCCGACCGCCCGCGCGGCGTGGCTGACGATGGACCGCGAAGGCATCCGCAAGCTGGCCGCCGAGGAATTGAAATTGCCGACCTCGCCGTACCGCTTCTGCGACGACGAGGCACAGTACCGCGAGGCGGCGGCCGTGATCGGCTACCCGTTCGTGATCAAGCCGGTGATGAGTTCGTCCGGCAAGGGCCAGAGCGTGGTGCGCGGCGCCGACGAGTTGCGGCACGCGTGGGATTACGCGCAGTCCGGCGGGCGCGCCGGCAAGGGCCGGGTGATCGTCGAGGGCTTCGTCGACTTCGACTACGAGATCACCATGCTCACCGTGCGGCACGTCGATGGCGTGAGCTTCTGCGCACCGATCGGCCATCGTCAGGAGGAGGGCGACTACCGCGAATCGTGGCAGCCGCAGCCGATGAGCGATGCCGCGCTGGCGGAGGCGCAGCGACAGGCCGCCGCGGTCACCGGCGCACTGGGCGGCTGGGGCGTGTTCGGCGTGGAGTTCTTCGTGAAGGGCGATGCAGTGATCTTCTCCGAGGTCAGCCCGCGTCCGCACGACACCGGCCTGGTCACGCTGATCTCGCAGGAGTTCTCCGAGTTCGCCTTGCATGCGCGCGCGATCCTCGGCCTGCCGATTCCGGTGATCCACCAGTACGGACCGTCGGCCTCGTGCGCGGTGCTGGTCGAGGGCGAGGGCATGGGGCCGCGCTACCACGGCGTCGCTGCGGCGCTGGCCGAACCGGACACGCAGCTGCGCATCTTCGGCAAGCCCGAGGTGAAGGGCCGCCGGCGCATGGCGGTGACGCTGGCGCGCGCCGGGTCGCTGGAGGCGGCGGTGGGCAGGGCGGTGCGCGCGGCCGGGCATTTGCGCATCGAGTTGTGAGCGCGGGCGTCAGTCCGGCTCGATGCGATAGGCTTGCGTGACGAGGTTCCTGCAAGCACGACAGGCGGTCTGTCATGGCCGCTGACTGATAGAGGGTGACGAGATGGAATCGACAGGATTTGCGCACTGGCTCGTGGTGCTGGTCGAACTGGCCGCGGCCTTTGCGCTGCTGCTGCTGGCACTGGCGGTGGTGGTGCTGCTGGCAACCTGGGTGGTCGACCGCAACCAGACCGGCAATGCGGTGCTGCGCAACTTCCCGATCATCGGCCACTTCCGCTACTGGTTCCTGCACCTGGGCGAGTTCTTCCGCCAGTACCTGTATTCCAGCGACCGCGAGGAGATGCCGTTCAACCGCGCGCAGCGCACCTGGGTCTATCGCGCCGCGAAGAACGTCGACAACACCAACGCGTTCGGCTCCAGCCGCGACCTGCGTGCGGAGGGCGTGCCGTTCTTCGTCAACGCGCCGTTCCCCGACCTGGGCGTGGACCACGTCGAGCCGGTGCCG includes:
- the purT gene encoding formate-dependent phosphoribosylglycinamide formyltransferase; translation: MKPFGTPHSDHALRVLLLGAGELGKEVAIELQRYAVEVIAVDRYANAPAMQVAHRSHVVDMLDGKALRAVIELEKPDLVVPEIEAIHTPTLIELEKEGQRVIPTARAAWLTMDREGIRKLAAEELKLPTSPYRFCDDEAQYREAAAVIGYPFVIKPVMSSSGKGQSVVRGADELRHAWDYAQSGGRAGKGRVIVEGFVDFDYEITMLTVRHVDGVSFCAPIGHRQEEGDYRESWQPQPMSDAALAEAQRQAAAVTGALGGWGVFGVEFFVKGDAVIFSEVSPRPHDTGLVTLISQEFSEFALHARAILGLPIPVIHQYGPSASCAVLVEGEGMGPRYHGVAAALAEPDTQLRIFGKPEVKGRRRMAVTLARAGSLEAAVGRAVRAAGHLRIEL